A section of the Methanosarcina mazei S-6 genome encodes:
- a CDS encoding metallophosphoesterase encodes MPPEIIPIIEEPALTATNTETSLVIADVHLGIEWDLYRSGINLPSRMKDRLDRILSYIQSVSPDRVVLLGDIKHNVPQVSWQEKDEIPCFLETLAEHAHVDILPGNHDGGIEFLFSGQKDIKVHSAKGAVLDGIGYFHGHTWPAPELLAASHVITAHNHPTVRFTDSLGYSTVEPAWIRTKFRAEVLKERFGDLNFENENVWADPEVFIMPAFNELCGGVPFNESAKEDLLGPIFSSGGIELENAEVYLLDGTRLGQIRNIRKLEYTRVRSKIGSKKRRNSGKSV; translated from the coding sequence ATGCCGCCTGAAATCATTCCAATTATTGAAGAACCTGCACTTACAGCCACGAACACGGAAACTTCTCTGGTTATTGCCGATGTCCACCTGGGGATCGAATGGGACCTCTACAGGAGTGGAATCAATCTCCCCAGCCGGATGAAAGACCGGCTTGACCGGATTCTGAGTTATATACAGTCAGTTTCCCCTGACCGGGTAGTGCTGCTCGGGGACATAAAACACAATGTTCCCCAGGTTTCCTGGCAGGAAAAAGATGAGATTCCGTGTTTTCTTGAAACGCTTGCAGAGCACGCACATGTGGACATTCTACCAGGAAACCATGATGGGGGAATTGAATTTCTTTTCAGCGGGCAAAAGGATATAAAAGTTCATTCTGCAAAAGGAGCTGTCCTTGACGGGATCGGGTATTTTCACGGGCATACCTGGCCTGCTCCAGAACTTCTGGCTGCTTCCCATGTTATTACCGCGCATAACCATCCCACGGTACGTTTTACCGATTCCTTAGGATATTCCACAGTTGAACCTGCATGGATAAGGACGAAATTCAGGGCTGAAGTCCTGAAAGAACGCTTTGGGGACCTTAATTTTGAAAATGAAAATGTCTGGGCTGACCCTGAAGTCTTTATTATGCCTGCTTTCAACGAACTGTGCGGAGGCGTGCCATTTAACGAATCTGCAAAAGAAGACCTTCTAGGTCCGATTTTTTCTTCAGGCGGAATAGAGCTTGAAAATGCTGAAGTGTATCTGCTGGACGGGACAAGGCTCGGGCAGATCCGGAATATCCGCAAGCTTGAGTATACAAGGGTTAGA